The Helicobacter cetorum MIT 00-7128 region GCCGAAGTTATTGAAAGCACCAAAGAAAATTTAGAACAAGACATTCTAAAGGTTTTAGAAAGCTTCAAAAGCGAAAAAATCTTACACTCTACGGATTTAGATTTGAATTTTGAAGTTTTTAAGGATTTTTCTTTACAACCCTATGATAAAAAGATTGAAGAAATGCGAGAGGCGTTATTTAATATTGATACCGCTTTGTTGCATGGGGTTTGTGGGATTTCAAGTTTAGGGATTAGTGGGACGACTTCTTCACACGCAAGTCCGAGATTGCTCTCACTCATTACGACTAATTGCATTATTTTGTTAAAAAAAGAATCTATTGTGCGTAATTTAAGCGAAGGCATACAAGCTTTAAAAAATCAAGGTAAAAACGGCGTGCTACCCACAAACATGCTCTTTATTGGTGGGCCAAGTAGGACAGCTGATATTGAACTAAAAACCGTTTTTGGAGTGCATGGGCCACAAAAAGTCGCTGTCATTCTTTATTAAAAAGGATAGAAATGCAAAAATTAGAAGTAGGACAAGTCGCTCCAAACTTTAGATTAAAAAATAGCGATGGCATAGAGATTTCTTTAAAAGATTTGCTCCATAAAAAAGTGGTGCTGTATTTCTATCCTAAGGATAACACACCCGGTTGCACTTTAGAAGCGCAAGATTTTAGCGCTTTATTTAGCGAATTTGAAAAGAAAAATGCTATCGTGGTAGGCGTAAGCCCTGATAGTGCAAAATCACATCAAGATTTTATCAGCCAATGTTCTTTAAATGTGATTTTGCTCTGTGATGAGAATAAAGAAGTAGCCAATCTCTATAAAGCTTATGGCAAACGCATGCTTTATGGGAAGGAGCATTTAGGGATTATCCGCTCCACTTTCATTATTAACCAAGAAGGTGTTTTAGAAAAATGCTTCTACAATGTCAAAGCTAAAAACCACGCTCAAAAAGTCTTAGAGAGTTTATAAGCTCTCTTTAGCTTTTATCTGCTTGTTCTTCGTTTTATTTTTTAGTTATCAAAAGCTTGTTTTAAAACAATATCTTTCTTTCAAAATTGAAAATAATATTGATTAGGAAAAATTTCTATATTCCAAGACTTAAAAGATACAAAAGAATAGTTTTAATATGGATTTTAAAAAATGTATAAAAATATCTGTTTAAATTGTAATTAAAAACATACTTTTAATGACTATAAGTATCTTGGCTATAAATTTTAGGCTCTATTTTAACAAAGTATTGATACCTAAAATAATTTAAATTTTAAGATTATAAAATAAACCTTAAGTCTAAAAAATAGTTATTAAGAGAGGAACTACACCCCCCCTACCTTATTAAAAAAACTTTTTTAAAAAATTTAATCACTAAATAAAGAAAATAATCTATCAATACAATGTTTAACAGAGCTAAACACTAAAAACACACGCTTTGGATACCATTAAGCATAAGAATGACAAATAAAAATAGCTAAAGAATTAAGCTACTACCCCACCCCCAACACAAAAAGATAAACTCAATGTGCCTTGCTAAATTATTTGTTAAACCATAGCGTTTAAAAACCTTGATAAGGGGCTTTTCAAATTACATATATAGGGCAAAAAACTAAAAATAAATTACCATACTTGCATAAAACGACCATGCTCTTTTTAGAGTTTCTTTATAACTAATGGTTCGTCCATTGTCATCACCAGCCATAATAGAATGCACATAAGGCGTTGTCATCATAGGCACTTTGACTCCCGCCTCAATACCTAAGTATTTAGCAATCATAGAGCGTAATCCTACATTAAAAAGCCATTGAAACTGCGTGTCTTTATATTTAAGTCGTGCATTTTCGCCTTGTAAAAGCAATAAGCTTTTATGTTTATTAGACTGCCACCAAGTATTACCCCCTATTGCAATCCCACCAAAAATCCCTAAACTAAACATCTTAAAATTTACAAAATTTACAAGTAAGTCTAAGCCCACGCCATAAGCGCTCAATTTTGTTTTAGCGCCATTCAAACAAGTTTCTGAAAGCCCCTTAACCAAGCAATTAGTGCCAAAATTTGTAACTCCAAAATCATAAAACCCATAATAACGCAAGCCAAACCACCCTCTAGCAAGCATTTGCTTATAGCCCGCATGCACACCAAAGCCTTGAGTCATTGCGGTATTTTTATAAGGCACATCTAATTGAGTTACATTAAGCTTACCTTGAGCGTCAGTTGTTTTAAATTCTGGGTGTAAAAATTGAGCATTTAAATTTGAAAGCCCCAC contains the following coding sequences:
- a CDS encoding outer membrane beta-barrel protein; this translates as MKKYWSLLLLSSMCLAGESSAFYVEGMYEVGLSNLNAQFLHPEFKTTDAQGKLNVTQLDVPYKNTAMTQGFGVHAGYKQMLARGWFGLRYYGFYDFGVTNFGTNCLVKGLSETCLNGAKTKLSAYGVGLDLLVNFVNFKMFSLGIFGGIAIGGNTWWQSNKHKSLLLLQGENARLKYKDTQFQWLFNVGLRSMIAKYLGIEAGVKVPMMTTPYVHSIMAGDDNGRTISYKETLKRAWSFYASMVIYF
- a CDS encoding peroxiredoxin, yielding MQKLEVGQVAPNFRLKNSDGIEISLKDLLHKKVVLYFYPKDNTPGCTLEAQDFSALFSEFEKKNAIVVGVSPDSAKSHQDFISQCSLNVILLCDENKEVANLYKAYGKRMLYGKEHLGIIRSTFIINQEGVLEKCFYNVKAKNHAQKVLESL
- a CDS encoding LutC/YkgG family protein, whose protein sequence is MSRELILNRIKEARAKHAIKGANPTYRNIIKVEFEDLVEEYKHFQLLNKAEVIESTKENLEQDILKVLESFKSEKILHSTDLDLNFEVFKDFSLQPYDKKIEEMREALFNIDTALLHGVCGISSLGISGTTSSHASPRLLSLITTNCIILLKKESIVRNLSEGIQALKNQGKNGVLPTNMLFIGGPSRTADIELKTVFGVHGPQKVAVILY